In the genome of Spirochaetaceae bacterium, the window AGGTATCCTTTCTTGTGGCGCGGATTCGGCGCGGCGGCTACATTTTTGTCACCTGGGTTTCCGACCACGCGCCGCGTCATGTGCATGTCTATCGCGATGGACGACTGGCGGTAAAGTGGGACCTGGAGAACAGGGTAGCGATGAAGGGCAAGGCGACTCGGCGGATTCTGGATCTGATTGAGGAACTGCAGCGTGAGGGTGAGTTGTGAAGATTCGTACGGTGACTTTCAACAACCACAAGAAGTCGTTCGAGGTCGCGACGGACTCGGAGTCCTTTCTGTTCCCGTACGTCAAGACCGACCCCGCTCCCGCGCCCGGAGACCTCGTGGTCCAGGCCCGCGTTGACGACGAACTGGCTCAGGAGGCATTCGTCTTCACCGTGAAATC includes:
- a CDS encoding DUF4160 domain-containing protein codes for the protein MARIRRGGYIFVTWVSDHAPRHVHVYRDGRLAVKWDLENRVAMKGKATRRILDLIEELQREGEL